In the genome of Rutidosis leptorrhynchoides isolate AG116_Rl617_1_P2 unplaced genomic scaffold, CSIRO_AGI_Rlap_v1 contig142, whole genome shotgun sequence, one region contains:
- the LOC139881328 gene encoding protein NRT1/ PTR FAMILY 1.2-like, producing the protein MKKRASHAQKKIAVWLKKQYAGRAKIEISNRKRTEHNRADDWPELVGCGGIKSSLLAFGVDQFDSTDNSERASLSLDKYISRYYQVMLISNFVGLSGVVYVQERFGWKLGFGISIILLFFAVLSFFAASPLYVMLKAKKRPFCRFLNKSCIISNAKQDFSLDKNVLEPSRVCTVDQVEELKALIKVAPILSTSFIFYSAISQSSIEVVLVKTMERHLTPNFEIPAGFFTSLPLLFSIIWLALYDHLIIPLASKILGRPVSISIKTRLGIGLLSPSLAMALAAVVESLRRKAAIQEGFADKLLAVVNISASWLLPKFLLSGIGNAFIMIGLAEFFLKELPKSMSSVASVIPTIGVGMGPLLLTFIFSMIDYVTGKGGKDSWVSTNVNKAHFDYFFWLLSILSLINFVYFLICCKAYGPCIGDQDVKDRDEEKAIKH; encoded by the exons ATGAAGAAACGTGCATCGCACGCGCAAAAGAAAATAGCGGTTTGGTTGAAAAAGCAGTACGCCGGCAGAGCTAAAATTGAAATTTCTAACCGCAAAAGAACAGAACATAACAGAGCCGACGACTGGCCGGAGCTCG ttGGGTGTGGTGGCATTAAGTCATCTTTATTAGCCTTTGGTGTTGATCAATTCGATAGTACCGATAACTCAGAGAGAGCTTCATTGTCCCTAGATAAATACATTAGCCGGTACTACCAGGTGATGTTGATTTCGAACTTTGTGGGACTCAGTGGTGTTGTATATGTTCAAGAACGGTTTGGATGGAAATTGGGGTTTGGAATTTCTATCATTCTTCTCTTCTTTGCAGTACTCTCATTTTTTGCCGCGTCTCCTCTTTATGTGATGCTAAAAGCAAAAAAAAGGCCTTTTTGCCG ATTTCTAAACAAGTCATGCATCATTTCGAATGCCAAACAAGACTTTAGTTTAGATAAGAATGTTTTAGAGCCAAGTAGAGTTTGCACGGTAGATCAAGTGGAGGAACTAAAAGCATTGATCAAAGTTGCTCCAATTTTGTCAACATCATTCATCTTCTATTCAGCTATTAGCCAGTCCTCTATTGAAGTCGTCCTG GTGAAGACCATGGAAAGGCACCTTACACCCAACTTTGAAATTCCAGCGGGCTTTTTTACCTCACTCCCACTTCTCTTCTCCATAATTTGGCTTGCTCTCTATGATCACCTAATCATTCCCTTGGCATCGAAAATCTTGGGCAGACCTGTAAGTATCAGCATTAAAACAAGACTAGGAATTGGTCTTCTGTCCCCCTCCTTGGCTATGGCCTTAGCAGCCGTCGTAGAGAGCCTCCGAAGAAAAGCTGCAATTCAGGAAGGCTTTGCTGACAAACTTCTTGCAGTTGTCAACATTTCCGCTTCCTGGCTTCTGCCAAAGTTCTTACTCAGTGGCATAGGCAATGCATTTATTATGATCGGACTTGCTGAGTTCTTTCTCAAAGAGTTACCCAAAAGCATGTCTAGTGTTGCATCAGTCATCCCTACAATAGGAGTGGGAATGGGGCCATTGTTATTGACCTTCATATTTAGCATGATCGATTACGTCACTGGGAAAGGAGGGAAGGATAGCTGGGTGTCAACGAACGTCAATAAGGCACATTTCGATTACTTCTTTTGGCTTCTAAGCATTTTAAGTTTGATCAATTTTGTGTATTTTTTAATTTGTTGCAAGGCTTATGGTCCTTGTATTGGTGATCAAGATGTAAAAGATAGGGATGAGGAGAAAGCCATAAAACACTAA